Genomic segment of Candidatus Polarisedimenticolaceae bacterium:
CTTGACGTCGCGATGCACGATCCCACGCTCGTGCGCGAAGGCCAGGGCGTCGCAGACGTCGGTGGCCCACGCCAGCGCCTCCCACGCCGACACACCCCGTCCCGCGGCGTCGGCGAGCGTGCCGCCCTCCATGAGCCGCGTCGCGAAGTACACCCACGCGCCGTGTTCGCCCGCGTGGTAGATCGGGACGACGTGGGGATGCTCGAGGCGCGCGAGGGCCGTCGCCTCGCGCAGGAAGCGTCGCGCGTGGTGACGCGGTGCGAACCGCACCTTCTCGAAGACCTTGAGCGCGACCGGGCGATCGAGGTACGCCTGCCGCGCGCGGTAGACGCGTGCCGCCGACCCCGAGGCGAGGAGCTCCTCGATCTCGAACGCCCCCAGCCTGGTTCCCGCAGGAAGATCGGTCACGCCGCTCACGACCATGTCCCGCGCGTTTTACGACGCCTTTACATTCGCGCCAACTTTTTTCGGGGGGACGGTCGAAAACCGCGATCCCGCCGCGATGACTCGTTGTAAATGGGGACGGTCCCCAATTTTCCCGGAGGCTGCGAATGCGTTATCTGCTCCTGATCTACGAGAACGAGAAGGCCTGGATGTCGATCCCCGAGGACCAGCAGGGGGCGATCTTCGGCGAGTACATGGCGTTCACCGAGTCGATCAAGAAGTCCGGGAACCTGCTGGGCGGAGATCCGCTCCAGCCGACCGACACCGCGACGTGCGTGCGCGTCCGCGAAGGCAAGCGCCTGGTCACCGACGGCCCCTTCGCCGAGACCCGCGAGCAGCTCGGCGGCTACTACCTCGTCGACGCGAAGGACCTCGACGAGGCGATCGCCATCGCCGAGCGCATCCCCTCCGCGCGAATGGGCACGATCGAGATCCGCCCGATCATGGAGCTGCCGGCCTGAGCGACCTCTCCCGCCTCTTCCGCGAGGAAGGGCCGCGCGTGCGCGCCGCGGTGCTGCGCGTCGTGCGCGATTTCGACCTCGCGGAGGAGGCGATGCAGGACGCCTGCGTCGCGGCGCTCGAGCAGTGGCCGCGCGAGGGCGCCCCGGCGAATCCAGGCGCCTGGCTCGCCGCGACCGCGCGGAACAAGGCCATCGACCGCCTGCGACGCCGCTCGCGCACGGCCCCCCTCGACGCGGCCCCGGAGCCCGCGATTTCCCCGGACGAGATCGAAGCCGCCGCCGTCGAGGACGACCGGCTTCGGCTGATCTTCACCTGCTGCCACCCCGCGATCGCCCTCGAGGCGCAGGTCGCGCTCACCCTCCGCACGTTGTGCGGTCTCACGACCGAGGAGATCGCGCGCGCGTTCCTCGTGCCGGTGCCGACGATGGCGCAGCGTCTGGTGCGCGCGCAGCGGAAGATCCTCGACGCGGGCATCCCCTACGAAGTCCCGGAGCCCGGCGCGCTCCCGGCGCGCCTCGACGCGGTGCTTGCGGTCGTGTACCTGATCTTCAACGAGGGGTACGCCGCGACCGAAGGGCGCGACCTCGTGCGCGCCGACCTCTGCGACGAGGCGATCCGCCTCGGACGCCTGATCGACGCCCTGCTCCAAGGACGCGCCGAGGTCGAGGGGCTGCTCGCGCTGATGCTCCTGCACGACTCGAGGCGTGCGGCGCGCGTCGACGCCGCCGGCGACCTCGTCCTCCTCGAGGACCAGGACCGCACCCGCTGGGACCGGGGGAAGATCCTCGAGGGGCTCGTCCTCGTCGAGCGGGCGCTGCGCCGCGCTCCGCCGGGACCCCATACGCTGCAGGCCGCGATCGCCGGCGTGCACGCCCGCGCCACGACGGCCTCCGAGACCGACTGGCGCGAGATCTCGATCCTCTACGCCCTCCTCGCGCGCGCGGCGCCGTCCCCCGTCGTCGAGGTCAACCGCGCGGTGGCCGTGGCGTTCGCGGAGGGGTGGGAGGTCGGACTGCGCCTGCTCGACCGCCCCGACCTGCGCGCACGGGTCACCTCCTTCCTCCCGTACCACGCGGCGCGAGCGGACCTGCTCCGGCGCCTCGGCCGCCGCGACGAGGCGGCGGCGGCCTACCGGCGCGCGCTCGAGTGCGCTCCCAACGAGGCGGAGCGCCGGTACCTCACCCGACGGCTCAACGGCTGACGCTCGCGACCGCGACCTCCGCCCCGTCGTGCAACCCGCCGCCGCCGGCGACGACCACCTGCTCTCCGCCCCTGAGCCCGTCCTCGACGAAGACGAACCCTTCGTCGCGGCCGATCTCGCGCACGTCGCGGCGGATGGACTTCCCGCCCTCGACGAGCCACACGAACGAGCGCCCCTCGTCTCGCTGCAGCGCCTCGGCCGGGACCGCGGGCACGCCCGCGACCGCCGGGAGCTCCAGGGTCGCGGTGCAGAAGAGGTTCGCCTGGAGCGTCCCCTCGCGGTTGTCCACCTCGATCTTCACGCGGAACGTGCGCGTCACGAGATCGACCTTCGGGTTCACCGCGACGACCTTCCCGGGGACGCTGTCGCTCCCCGAACGGGTCTTCACCGAGACGGCGAGCCCGAGGGGGATCCGCCCCGCGTAGGGCTCCGGAACCTCCATCTCCGCCTCGAGCACGGAGAGGTCCATGATCTCGACCACGACGTCGCCTCGCGCGACGTATTCGCCGCGCTGGCGGGAGCGCCCGGTGATCACGCCGTCGTACGGGGCCCGGAGCGTCGCGTCGTCGAGAGCCTGGCGCGCCTGCGAGACGTGCGCCTTCGCCTCGTTCAGCGACGCGACGGCCTCCTCGTGCGCGCTCGCCGCCAGGTCGCGCATCTGCTCGGTCGCCGAGCCCTCCTTGAACAGCCCCTCCATCCTTCGCTTCTCACGCTCGCGGTCGGCGAGGGCCGCCGTCGCGCGGGCGTGGGCCGCCTCGGCCTGCTCGAGGGCGTTGCGGTACTCCGCGGTGCGCACCTGCATCAGCACCTGCCCCGCCGAAACGCGCCGGCCGATGTCGACGGGGAGGTCGTCGATCCGCCCCTCGGACAGCGCCCGCAGCTCCGCGTGGCGCTTCGGCACGAGCGTGCCGGTCGTCTCGACGATCGGGCTCAGGTCCCGGAGCACGACCGCCGCCGTCTCGACTTTCTGGGGATCGAGCGCCTCGGACTTCGGCGTGCTCGGCGGGGCGTCCGCCTTCTCGGCGGTGCAGGCGGCGCCGGTGACGGTCAGGCCCGCGATCAGGAGGAGCGGGAGTACGGTCTGTTTCATGGCG
This window contains:
- a CDS encoding YciI family protein, with the protein product MRYLLLIYENEKAWMSIPEDQQGAIFGEYMAFTESIKKSGNLLGGDPLQPTDTATCVRVREGKRLVTDGPFAETREQLGGYYLVDAKDLDEAIAIAERIPSARMGTIEIRPIMELPA
- a CDS encoding RNA polymerase sigma factor, with protein sequence MSDLSRLFREEGPRVRAAVLRVVRDFDLAEEAMQDACVAALEQWPREGAPANPGAWLAATARNKAIDRLRRRSRTAPLDAAPEPAISPDEIEAAAVEDDRLRLIFTCCHPAIALEAQVALTLRTLCGLTTEEIARAFLVPVPTMAQRLVRAQRKILDAGIPYEVPEPGALPARLDAVLAVVYLIFNEGYAATEGRDLVRADLCDEAIRLGRLIDALLQGRAEVEGLLALMLLHDSRRAARVDAAGDLVLLEDQDRTRWDRGKILEGLVLVERALRRAPPGPHTLQAAIAGVHARATTASETDWREISILYALLARAAPSPVVEVNRAVAVAFAEGWEVGLRLLDRPDLRARVTSFLPYHAARADLLRRLGRRDEAAAAYRRALECAPNEAERRYLTRRLNG